One genomic segment of Natrononativus amylolyticus includes these proteins:
- a CDS encoding NAD(P)/FAD-dependent oxidoreductase translates to MTVVVVGGGIVGCASAYELASRGVDVVVCEKGSIGAGSTERAAGGIRGQFSTPVNVELSAASMRVWDAFEERFGADIDYRRNGYLFLAREPDTAAAFEANVAMQRERGVPSELLEPEAALEHCPGILSEKFAAATYSPTDGFADPHSALTAYAQAAQEAGAEIRTKTAVTAVRREGGRAVGVETDDGSLEADYLVNAAGPWAGRVSEMAGVSLPIAPKRRQMVVVDPEEPVPESDPLTIDLDTGSYFRPERDGEALVGGHFHDADPDRDPDGYDRNIDFDWAADALEAAADWTTYFGPESGIKQGWAGLYAVTPDHHAIVEETVPGLITAAGFSGHGFQHAPATARIVSELILEGEASLVDIGALSSERFDAGEEHAERNVV, encoded by the coding sequence ATGACCGTTGTCGTCGTCGGGGGCGGGATCGTCGGCTGTGCGAGCGCGTACGAACTCGCCTCGCGAGGTGTGGACGTGGTCGTCTGCGAGAAGGGGTCGATCGGCGCCGGCAGCACCGAACGGGCCGCGGGCGGCATCCGGGGACAGTTCTCGACGCCGGTGAACGTCGAGCTCTCGGCGGCGAGCATGCGCGTCTGGGACGCCTTCGAGGAGCGGTTCGGCGCCGACATCGACTACCGGCGCAACGGCTACCTGTTTCTCGCTCGAGAGCCCGACACGGCGGCCGCCTTCGAGGCCAACGTCGCGATGCAGCGAGAGCGCGGCGTGCCGAGCGAACTGCTCGAGCCCGAGGCCGCACTCGAGCACTGTCCCGGCATCCTGTCCGAGAAGTTCGCCGCGGCGACCTACTCGCCGACCGACGGCTTCGCGGACCCCCACTCGGCGCTGACGGCCTACGCCCAGGCCGCACAGGAGGCCGGTGCTGAAATCCGGACGAAAACCGCGGTGACGGCCGTTCGCCGGGAGGGCGGCCGAGCCGTCGGCGTGGAGACCGACGACGGCTCGCTCGAGGCCGACTACCTGGTGAATGCGGCCGGGCCGTGGGCCGGTCGCGTGAGCGAGATGGCCGGCGTCTCGCTCCCCATCGCCCCCAAGCGCCGCCAGATGGTCGTCGTCGATCCCGAGGAGCCGGTGCCCGAATCCGATCCGCTGACGATCGACCTCGACACGGGCTCGTACTTCCGACCCGAGCGCGACGGCGAGGCGCTGGTCGGCGGCCACTTCCACGACGCCGACCCCGACCGCGACCCGGACGGCTACGACCGGAACATCGACTTCGACTGGGCGGCCGACGCCCTCGAGGCCGCAGCCGACTGGACGACCTACTTCGGTCCAGAGTCGGGCATCAAGCAGGGCTGGGCGGGACTCTACGCGGTGACGCCGGATCACCACGCGATCGTAGAGGAGACGGTGCCGGGGTTGATCACCGCCGCCGGCTTCTCCGGTCACGGCTTCCAGCACGCGCCCGCGACCGCCCGGATCGTCAGCGAGTTGATCCTCGAGGGCGAGGCGTCGCTCGTGGATATCGGGGCGCTCTCGAGCGAGCGGTTCGACGCGGGCGAGGAGCACGCCGAGAGAAACGTGGTCTAA
- a CDS encoding ornithine cyclodeaminase family protein, with product MVRILSEDDVASVLDLEELLSVVAEAFEKQGEGAVERPERPHYPVGIGRDESDPERPLGTGLCMPAYVHGAAYAVTKLAAVFEGNEARGLPTVNAQIALTDADCGLPVGYLAGTLITNARTGCIGGLAARELAATGPVRLAVFGAGTQARWQTRAVAAATPLESVRVYSPSDSRERCASELDAELEAPVTAVSSPTAALEEATVVVTATTSTEPVFSGAALEPGTLVIAVGAYTPAMRELDAETVERAACVFADVPSEALETGDLREQAVDPIPFAAALSGEAGRRSDEEILVLSSVGSAVLDAAAAAFLFDRARSAGVGTEVSL from the coding sequence ATGGTCCGCATACTCTCGGAGGACGACGTCGCGTCGGTTCTCGACCTCGAGGAACTCCTCTCGGTCGTCGCGGAGGCCTTCGAAAAGCAGGGCGAGGGGGCCGTCGAACGGCCCGAGCGCCCACACTATCCGGTCGGCATCGGACGGGACGAGAGCGACCCGGAGCGACCCCTGGGGACGGGGCTCTGTATGCCGGCGTACGTCCACGGCGCAGCGTACGCGGTGACGAAACTCGCCGCGGTGTTCGAGGGGAACGAGGCGCGGGGACTCCCCACGGTCAACGCCCAGATCGCGCTCACCGACGCCGACTGCGGACTGCCGGTGGGCTACCTCGCCGGCACCCTGATCACGAACGCCCGCACGGGCTGTATCGGCGGACTCGCCGCCCGCGAACTCGCCGCCACCGGCCCCGTCAGGCTGGCCGTGTTCGGCGCCGGCACGCAGGCGCGCTGGCAGACGCGGGCGGTCGCCGCCGCGACGCCCCTCGAGTCGGTGCGCGTCTACTCGCCAAGCGACTCCCGCGAGCGCTGTGCGAGCGAGCTCGACGCAGAGCTCGAGGCGCCCGTCACCGCCGTCTCGAGCCCGACGGCAGCGCTCGAGGAGGCGACCGTCGTCGTGACGGCGACGACGAGCACCGAGCCGGTCTTTTCCGGTGCCGCTCTCGAGCCGGGGACGCTCGTGATCGCCGTCGGCGCCTACACGCCGGCGATGCGCGAACTGGACGCGGAGACCGTCGAGCGGGCGGCGTGCGTGTTCGCCGACGTGCCGTCGGAGGCCCTCGAGACGGGGGACCTCCGCGAGCAAGCCGTCGACCCGATCCCGTTCGCCGCGGCGCTCTCGGGCGAGGCGGGCCGGCGGTCGGACGAGGAGATACTGGTGCTCTCGAGCGTCGGCTCGGCGGTTCTCGACGCGGCGGCCGCGGCGTTTCTGTTCGACCGGGCGCGGTCGGCGGGGGTCGGGACGGAGGTTTCGCTGTAG
- a CDS encoding NAD(P)/FAD-dependent oxidoreductase: protein MNVAVVGGGIIGTALAARLSGTDREVTLLERGDLGAETTAASAGMVLWATTHPAAVDLALRGLARETYDPLLADGTLEATRLGTLYLAESEAYAERLEEAAAALKAHGVDARYRRPGDLAELGVDPSGVAGGLHTADDYGFEPTALVEHFADAARDRGATIRTGTPVTDVVVSGGAVTGVETADGVLEADLVVNAAGPWAIELNEFAGVSLPLCHTLGPMLEVETQAGIETPFTILESRRYVRPVGDGRAYVGEFLTEYVAGQRYGPGERRIPDSFRAAARGMDAVVPALEGATTRDEWIGLRTVTPDGRPLVGETAVPGFAAACGLTGLGITLAPAVADVFVDSLAGRNTDLVAALDPSRF from the coding sequence ATGAACGTTGCAGTCGTCGGCGGCGGTATAATCGGCACCGCCCTCGCCGCCCGCCTGAGCGGGACCGACCGCGAGGTGACCCTCCTCGAGCGCGGCGATCTCGGCGCGGAAACCACCGCGGCCTCCGCGGGGATGGTGCTGTGGGCGACGACCCACCCCGCCGCGGTCGACCTCGCGCTGCGCGGCCTCGCCCGGGAGACGTACGACCCGCTGCTCGCAGACGGCACGCTCGAGGCGACCCGCCTGGGTACGCTGTATCTCGCCGAGAGCGAGGCGTACGCCGAACGCCTCGAGGAGGCCGCCGCCGCTCTCAAGGCACACGGCGTCGACGCGCGCTACCGGCGACCCGGCGACCTGGCCGAACTCGGCGTCGACCCCTCCGGGGTCGCGGGCGGGCTCCACACGGCCGACGACTACGGCTTCGAGCCGACCGCCCTCGTCGAGCACTTCGCCGACGCCGCCCGCGATCGCGGCGCGACGATCCGAACGGGAACCCCGGTCACCGACGTCGTCGTTTCGGGCGGCGCCGTCACCGGCGTCGAGACGGCCGACGGCGTCCTCGAGGCCGACCTCGTCGTCAACGCCGCGGGGCCGTGGGCGATCGAACTCAACGAGTTCGCCGGGGTTTCGCTCCCGCTGTGTCACACGCTGGGGCCGATGCTCGAGGTCGAGACGCAGGCGGGGATCGAGACGCCGTTTACGATCCTCGAGTCGCGGCGGTACGTGAGACCCGTCGGCGACGGGCGGGCGTACGTCGGCGAGTTCCTGACCGAGTACGTCGCGGGCCAGCGCTACGGCCCGGGCGAGCGTCGGATCCCCGACTCGTTTCGCGCGGCCGCGAGGGGGATGGACGCCGTCGTCCCGGCGCTCGAGGGAGCGACGACCCGCGATGAGTGGATCGGCCTCCGGACGGTCACGCCCGACGGGCGGCCGCTGGTCGGCGAAACCGCGGTTCCGGGATTCGCCGCCGCCTGCGGCCTCACCGGACTGGGGATCACGCTCGCTCCCGCGGTCGCGGACGTGTTCGTCGACTCCCTCGCCGGGCGAAACACCGACCTCGTCGCGGCCCTCGACCCGTCACGGTTCTGA
- a CDS encoding Lrp/AsnC family transcriptional regulator, with amino-acid sequence MSQREVLELLRENARYSTADLARLTALEERKVEATIEELEASGVICGYQAVVDWDRLAEERVRAEVELNVTLDRETSYDDIAERLSRFPQVTALRLVSGDYDFDMEVEGDSMREVSQFISEKVAPVPEITQTVTHYVMTAYKENGIELGDGEDDDRLAYSP; translated from the coding sequence ATGAGTCAACGCGAGGTGCTCGAGTTGCTTCGTGAGAACGCGCGCTACTCCACGGCGGATCTCGCTCGACTGACAGCCCTCGAGGAACGGAAAGTCGAGGCGACGATCGAGGAACTCGAGGCGAGCGGCGTGATCTGCGGCTACCAGGCGGTCGTCGACTGGGACCGCCTCGCCGAGGAGCGGGTGCGCGCGGAGGTCGAACTCAACGTCACCTTAGACCGGGAGACGAGCTACGACGACATCGCAGAGCGGCTGAGTCGGTTCCCGCAGGTGACCGCGCTGCGGCTGGTCAGCGGCGACTACGACTTCGACATGGAAGTCGAGGGCGACTCGATGCGAGAGGTCTCCCAGTTCATCAGCGAGAAGGTCGCGCCGGTGCCCGAGATCACCCAGACGGTCACCCACTACGTGATGACCGCCTACAAGGAGAACGGGATCGAACTCGGTGACGGCGAGGACGACGATCGGCTCGCGTACTCCCCATGA
- a CDS encoding pyridoxal phosphate-dependent aminotransferase — protein MTFEPARRVRAVGPSGIRRFFEIAEERDDVISLGVGEPDFSTPWAARDAAIHSLERGRTSYTANRGMRQLREAISRYVADRFALEYGPGEQILVTAGASEAVDLAFRAFVDPGDTVAVAQPAYISYEPGVRFAGGEVLPVPTREAEEFRLTVAALEGAGAADAELLVLCYPNNPTGAVMERSDLEPIAEFAREHDLLVLADEIYAELTYEGEHASIAALEGMADRTIVVNGFSKSHAMTGLRLGYAMGPTDAIGAMNRIHQYTMLSAPTTAQHAALEALESCEPDVREMVDQYGRRRRFVLARFREIGMACFEAQGAFYVFPEVPDGWTSEAFAEELLREQGVAVVPGDVFGAGGEGHLRVSYATGLEDLREALARIETFISDHG, from the coding sequence ATGACGTTCGAGCCCGCCCGGCGAGTACGAGCGGTCGGCCCGTCCGGCATCCGCCGGTTCTTCGAGATCGCCGAGGAGCGAGACGACGTGATCTCGCTGGGCGTGGGCGAACCCGACTTCTCGACGCCGTGGGCCGCCCGCGACGCCGCGATCCACTCCCTGGAACGGGGGCGGACCTCCTACACCGCCAATCGGGGGATGCGCCAGCTTCGTGAGGCGATTTCGAGATACGTCGCCGACCGCTTCGCGCTGGAGTACGGTCCCGGCGAGCAAATCCTCGTCACCGCGGGCGCGAGCGAGGCCGTCGACCTCGCTTTTCGAGCGTTCGTCGACCCCGGCGACACGGTCGCCGTCGCCCAGCCCGCCTACATCTCCTACGAGCCGGGGGTGCGCTTCGCCGGCGGGGAGGTGCTCCCGGTACCGACGCGGGAGGCCGAGGAGTTCCGCCTCACCGTCGCCGCCCTCGAGGGAGCCGGCGCGGCCGACGCCGAGCTGCTCGTCCTCTGTTACCCCAACAACCCCACCGGGGCCGTGATGGAGCGGTCGGATCTCGAGCCGATCGCCGAGTTCGCCCGCGAGCACGACCTGCTCGTGCTCGCCGACGAGATCTACGCCGAGTTGACCTACGAGGGAGAACACGCCTCGATCGCCGCACTCGAGGGGATGGCCGATCGAACGATCGTCGTCAACGGCTTCTCGAAATCCCACGCGATGACGGGGCTCCGGCTGGGCTACGCCATGGGGCCGACCGACGCCATCGGTGCGATGAACCGCATTCACCAGTACACCATGCTCTCGGCCCCGACGACCGCCCAGCACGCGGCGCTCGAGGCGCTCGAATCGTGCGAACCCGACGTCAGGGAGATGGTCGACCAGTACGGCCGGCGACGGCGGTTCGTCCTCGCGCGGTTTCGGGAGATCGGCATGGCCTGTTTCGAGGCGCAGGGCGCCTTCTACGTCTTCCCGGAAGTTCCCGACGGGTGGACCAGCGAGGCGTTCGCCGAGGAACTGCTGCGCGAGCAAGGCGTCGCGGTCGTCCCCGGCGACGTCTTCGGCGCCGGCGGCGAGGGCCACCTCCGGGTGTCGTACGCGACGGGACTCGAGGATTTGCGAGAGGCGCTGGCGCGGATCGAGACGTTCATTTCGGATCACGGCTAA
- a CDS encoding PAS domain-containing protein — translation MVDAASILDRAGDPFFALDTDFRFTYLNERAEALLERSRDELVGRVVWDEFPETVETQVADGIYRALDEQIPVSFEVYHTSLETWFEARAFPADGGLSVSLRDVTDRKIRETELARYAAVVESVHDGVVTLDRHARIASVNRALEDVLEIDRDDLVGEHVEALLERAGVPPAETVRVGEAISAVDVGGAASRTVEIPFTTADGDRRVGEVRAVPIERGSATVAALIRDVTARKEYERVVTSLHELTRWLLQADDPEEICAIAVHAGSELLELPISGVWLLEDERGVLEPVAGTASAHDEFGGLPQFSMGEGLVWDVFESGSIERFDDLRDEEGLYNPETPLRSEIIAPIGTHGVLMAGAFEPGAFDDTDVELVSTLVENTQAALERADRERLLGERTARLERQTERLEAVADVLSTDLQRELDAVADALENDTPREWEFPMADRSVLETLDRAERLVDDVREFARTARTVGPRTRIDLEAAVTAAATSSRLDEPTVVVEERARLRADPDRFGHLLEAAFDDAAARANERADVTVQVGLLGVAESDEGARGFVLRDDAAGAGSVAEASDGDVRSTAYEQGLGIALVRAIADAHDWSVTVGRGDRGERRIEIRDVTTLERV, via the coding sequence GTGGTAGACGCGGCCTCCATCCTCGACCGCGCCGGCGACCCATTCTTCGCGCTCGACACCGACTTCCGGTTTACGTACCTCAACGAGCGGGCGGAGGCGCTGTTAGAGCGCTCGCGCGACGAACTCGTCGGCCGCGTCGTCTGGGACGAGTTCCCCGAAACGGTCGAAACCCAGGTTGCAGACGGCATCTACCGCGCGCTGGACGAGCAGATCCCGGTCTCCTTCGAGGTCTATCACACCTCCCTCGAGACCTGGTTCGAAGCGCGGGCGTTCCCCGCCGACGGCGGGCTCTCGGTCTCCCTGCGCGACGTCACCGACCGGAAGATCCGGGAGACGGAGCTCGCGCGGTACGCCGCCGTCGTCGAGTCCGTCCACGACGGCGTCGTCACCCTCGACCGCCACGCGCGGATCGCGTCGGTCAATCGAGCCCTCGAGGACGTCCTCGAGATCGACCGCGACGACCTGGTTGGCGAACACGTCGAGGCGCTGCTCGAGCGGGCGGGCGTCCCTCCCGCCGAAACCGTTCGCGTCGGGGAGGCGATCAGCGCCGTCGACGTCGGCGGTGCCGCCTCGCGGACCGTCGAGATCCCGTTCACCACCGCCGACGGCGACCGGCGCGTCGGGGAAGTTCGGGCCGTTCCGATCGAACGCGGCAGCGCCACGGTCGCCGCGCTCATCCGCGACGTCACCGCCCGCAAGGAGTACGAGCGCGTCGTCACCTCGCTGCACGAACTCACCCGCTGGCTGCTCCAGGCCGACGACCCCGAGGAGATCTGCGCGATCGCGGTCCACGCCGGCAGCGAGCTGCTCGAGTTACCGATCAGCGGCGTCTGGCTGCTCGAGGACGAACGGGGCGTCCTCGAGCCGGTGGCCGGCACCGCGAGCGCTCACGACGAGTTCGGCGGACTCCCTCAGTTCTCGATGGGCGAAGGGCTCGTCTGGGACGTCTTCGAGTCGGGATCGATCGAGCGGTTCGACGACCTCCGGGACGAAGAGGGGCTGTACAATCCGGAGACGCCGCTTCGGTCGGAGATCATCGCCCCGATCGGCACCCACGGCGTGTTGATGGCGGGGGCGTTCGAGCCGGGGGCGTTCGACGACACCGACGTCGAACTCGTCTCGACGCTCGTCGAGAACACGCAGGCAGCCCTCGAACGGGCCGACCGCGAGCGGCTCCTTGGCGAGCGAACGGCTCGCCTCGAGCGCCAGACCGAGCGCCTCGAGGCCGTCGCGGACGTGCTGTCGACCGACCTCCAGCGGGAGCTCGACGCGGTCGCCGACGCGCTCGAGAACGATACACCTCGGGAGTGGGAGTTTCCGATGGCCGATCGGTCGGTCCTCGAAACCCTCGACCGGGCCGAACGCCTCGTCGACGACGTTCGCGAGTTCGCCCGGACCGCCCGGACGGTCGGGCCGCGCACGCGCATCGACCTCGAGGCCGCCGTCACCGCGGCGGCGACGAGCTCCCGGCTCGACGAGCCGACGGTCGTCGTCGAAGAACGTGCGCGACTCCGGGCCGACCCCGACCGGTTCGGCCACCTGCTCGAGGCCGCGTTCGACGACGCCGCGGCGCGGGCGAACGAAAGGGCCGACGTCACCGTTCAGGTCGGCCTGCTCGGCGTCGCCGAGTCGGACGAGGGGGCGCGCGGGTTCGTCCTGCGCGACGACGCGGCCGGCGCGGGTTCGGTCGCCGAGGCGTCGGACGGCGACGTTCGCTCGACCGCCTACGAGCAGGGGCTCGGAATCGCGCTCGTGCGCGCGATCGCCGACGCTCACGACTGGTCGGTTACCGTCGGCCGCGGCGACCGCGGCGAGAGGAGAATCGAGATCAGGGACGTGACGACCCTGGAGCGGGTGTAG
- a CDS encoding PQQ-binding-like beta-propeller repeat protein produces MSDDNRRDFLKKSAGAAFVAGGLLTASGAVTGDGGSESELPDELPDLLPEADATEDWASYRADAGNTHAVDSEYEFDADTLEIDWTFDENVSIAISDGTVYARTDSDDGGFLHALEAETGDERWRTDEIVDLGGTPTVAYDTVFVGGSEVRAFDLDGSLRWETTFEPEESVTTPTVAYGAVFVVVDGSLYALEVDDGSVRWARDTVDVHHKPTSEDYAVDLANISVAAANGLVYAGARFKWDDYLVAIEAGTGEVVRDQMMLADLAGPIVANENAVGVRIPYEESVFLRDPLTGEGLGSPANMSGLALGEDVLVTAWRHDLTAYDFEAGETLWTWRSDDLGAYPGGSPTIVGDTVLFSLDDQFDEFENTIVAFDLYDGTVEWTLEMGDHFPSYVSGDNIAVSDETLYVASDSLLALRATTEDEDDGQDGDEDGQDSDGDDEEDGQDGDEDDEEDSQDGQDGDEDDGEDGTVPDDC; encoded by the coding sequence ATGTCTGACGACAACAGACGCGATTTCCTGAAGAAGAGTGCTGGCGCGGCGTTCGTTGCAGGTGGGTTGCTTACCGCGAGCGGAGCCGTCACCGGTGACGGCGGCTCCGAGTCCGAGCTACCCGACGAGCTACCGGACCTACTGCCCGAAGCGGACGCGACGGAGGACTGGGCCTCCTATCGCGCCGACGCCGGTAATACACACGCCGTCGATTCCGAGTACGAGTTCGATGCGGATACGCTCGAGATCGACTGGACGTTCGACGAAAACGTGAGCATCGCCATCTCGGACGGCACCGTCTACGCCAGGACAGACAGTGACGACGGCGGTTTCCTCCACGCTCTCGAGGCTGAAACCGGTGACGAGCGCTGGCGCACTGACGAGATTGTCGATCTCGGCGGGACGCCGACGGTGGCGTACGATACCGTTTTCGTCGGCGGGTCCGAGGTCAGGGCGTTCGATCTGGACGGCTCCCTCCGGTGGGAAACGACGTTCGAGCCCGAGGAGTCGGTGACGACCCCGACGGTCGCCTACGGTGCGGTGTTCGTCGTCGTCGACGGCTCGCTGTACGCCCTCGAGGTCGACGACGGCTCAGTTCGGTGGGCGCGCGACACCGTCGACGTCCACCACAAACCGACCAGTGAGGATTATGCCGTCGATCTCGCGAACATCTCGGTCGCGGCCGCGAACGGGCTCGTGTACGCCGGTGCTCGCTTCAAGTGGGACGATTACCTCGTCGCGATCGAAGCCGGGACGGGTGAGGTCGTACGGGATCAAATGATGCTGGCCGATCTCGCCGGACCGATCGTCGCGAACGAGAACGCAGTCGGGGTTCGGATACCGTACGAGGAGAGCGTCTTCCTGCGCGATCCCCTGACCGGTGAGGGTCTCGGTTCGCCGGCGAACATGAGCGGGCTCGCGCTCGGAGAGGACGTCCTCGTTACCGCCTGGCGGCACGATCTCACCGCGTACGATTTCGAGGCGGGCGAGACGCTGTGGACGTGGCGCTCCGACGATTTAGGTGCCTATCCTGGCGGATCACCGACGATCGTCGGCGACACCGTCCTCTTCTCCTTAGACGACCAGTTCGACGAGTTCGAGAACACGATAGTCGCGTTCGATCTCTACGACGGAACCGTCGAGTGGACGCTCGAGATGGGCGACCACTTCCCGTCGTACGTGAGCGGGGACAACATCGCCGTGAGCGACGAAACGCTGTACGTCGCTTCAGACTCGTTACTCGCACTTCGGGCCACGACTGAAGACGAGGATGACGGCCAAGACGGTGACGAAGACGGCCAGGACAGCGATGGAGACGACGAGGAAGACGGCCAGGATGGCGACGAAGACGACGAGGAAGACAGCCAGGACGGCCAGGATGGCGACGAAGACGACGGCGAGGACGGCACCGTCCCGGACGACTGTTGA